The following proteins come from a genomic window of Lolium rigidum isolate FL_2022 chromosome 5, APGP_CSIRO_Lrig_0.1, whole genome shotgun sequence:
- the LOC124656392 gene encoding protein Rf1, mitochondrial-like — MSRGHGPPVASPTVHTYGILLDCCCRARHPDLALAFFGRFLRAGLKADNLIVSPLLKVLCQAKRTDEAVDVLLHRMPYLGCVPDAFSYTTVIKGLCDGSRSQDALELLRMMAKQEAGCSPDVVSYNTVIHGFLKEGKFSTASNLFHEMVQQGVVPNVVTYNSMIDVLCKRGRSKEARQILDCGILKGLKPNIVTYSTMLHGYATEGCLVDMNNLYNLMVGEGIVPDQYVLSILINAHAKCGLVDEAFLIFEDMQKHGVKPDAVTYLAMIDAFCRKGKMNDAIEQFNQMINMGVPPNVQTYGCLIQGYCTHGDLVRAKELVHEMKEKGIHYPGIMFFNSIINSLCKEGRVTDAQDIFDFMIYIGEKPDVIMFSSLIDGYCLVGKMQKACRVHDDMVSVGIQPNAFTYNTLIDGYFKAGMVDAALTLFKEMSAKPDTLTYNIIMDGLFKAGRTVAAKEKFHEIVKSRVRLSIDTYNIVLSGLCKNGCADEAIMLFKKLRAMNLKFDIRTLSIIIDAMFNVGKTEQAKNLFAAIPAKGLVPTVVTYTTMMSNLIEKGLVEEADNIFSSMETSGCAPDSRLLNIVIRKLLKKGEIVRAISYMSRLDGKGMSLEASTTSQLISLFSSQGIYHKHKDLLPARYQFFEGDIHS, encoded by the coding sequence ATGTCCCGAGGCCATGGCCCGCCTGTGGCGTCGCCCACAGTCCACACCTACGGCATCCTGCTCGACTGCTGCTGCCGCGCGCGGCACCCAGACTTAGCGCTCGCCTTCTTCGGCCGCTTCCTCAGGGCGGGCCTCAAGGCAGACAACCTTATCGTTAGCCCCCTCCTCAAGGTCCTCTGCCAGGCAAAGCGGACAGATGAGGCTGTGGACGTGCTGCTTCACAGGATGCCGTATCTGGGCTGCGTGCCTGATGCCTTCTCATACACCACAGTTATCAAGGGTTTATGTGATGGTAGCAGGAGCCAGGATGCACTCGAGCTACTCCGGATGATGGCAAAACAAGAAGCTGGCTGCTCCCCTGACGTGGTGTCATATAACACGGTTATCCATGGCTTTTTAAAGGAGGGTAAATTCAGCACGGCGAGCAACCTATtccatgaaatggtgcagcagggCGTTGTTCCTAATGTGGTGACATATAACTCAATGATTGATGTGTTGTGCAAGCGTGGAAGAAGCAAAGAAGCTAGACAGATTCTGGATTGTGGGATTCTGAAAGGCCTCAAACCTAATATCGTGACATACTCTACCATGCTTCACGGGTACGCTACAGAAGGATGCCTCGTTGATATGAATAATCTCTACAACTTGATGGTAGGAGAAGGTATTGTACCTGACCAATATGTGCTCAGCATATTGATTAATGCACATGCTAAGTGTGGATTGGTGGATGAGGCCTTTCTTATCTTTGAAGACATGCAGAAACACGGAGTGAAACCGGATGCTGTAACCTATTTAGCCATGATAGATGCGTTTTGCAGAAAGGGTAAGATGAATGATGCTATTGAACAATTCAACCAGATGATTAATATGGGGGTACCACCGAATGTACAGACTTACGGGTGCCTGATTCAGGGTTATTGTACACATGGTGATTTAGTGAGAGCTAAAGAATTGGTTCATGAAATGAAGGAAAAAGGCATCCATTATCCTGGCATTATGTTCTTCAACTCAATAATAAACAGCCTATGCAAAGAAGGAAGGGTGACAGATGCACAAGATATCTTTGACTTTATGATATATATAGGTGAGAAGCCTGATGTTATCATGTTCAGTTCACTGATTGATGGATACTGCTTGGTTGGCAAGATGCAGAAAGCATGCAGGGTACATGATGATATGGTATCGGTTGGCATTCAGCCTAATGCCTTTACGTACAATACACTTATTGATGGATACTTTAAAGCAGGAATGGTGGATGCTGCATTGACTCTATTCAAAGAAATGTCAGCTAAACCGGATACTCTTACTTATAACATCATAATGGATGGATTATTTAAGGCTGGTAGAACCGTTGCTGCAAAAGAAAAGTTCCATGAGATAGTCAAAAGTCGAGTGAGATTGTCCATTGATACATACAATATAGTTCTCAGCGGGCTTTGCAAAAACGGTTGTGCAGATGAAGCAATCATGCTGTTCAAGAAATTGCGAGCAATGAACCTTAAGTTTGATATTAGAACTCTCAGTATTATAATTGATGCAATGTTTAATGTTGGGAAAACAGAGCAAGCTAAGAATTTGTTTGCTGCAATACCAGCCAAGGGATTGGTACCTACTGTTGTAACATACACTACGATGATGTCAAACCTTATAGAAAAAGGATTGGTGGAAGAAGCTGACAATATATTTTCATCAATGGAGACGAGTGGTTGTGCTCCCGACTCTCGTCTGTTAAATATTGTTATCAGAAAGTTACTGAAAAAAGGTGAAATAGTCAGGGCCATCAGTTATATGTCCAGACTTGATGGGAAGGGCATGTCGCTTGAAGCTTCAACTACTTCCCAATTGATATCTCTCTTTTCAAGTCAAGGGATATACCATAAGCACAAAGATTTGCTCCCAGCGAGGTATCAGTTTTTTGAAGGGGACATCCACAGTTGA